Genomic segment of Yoonia sp. R2331:
CGAGCCGCTCAACCGTGGTGATGACGCCGACGACACGCCACCCTCTGGCGGGTCCTCGATCACCTCGATTCCCAAGACGAAGCCGAAAAAGCCAAAATCCCCCGACAGCGGGATGGAGCCGGAACCGTCCACCTGATACCCGATCAAGCCGCCCCAATCCGGGCGGCTTTTTCGTGACACTGGGCAACACAATCCGTGATTTGAACTCTGTCCCGATGCAGCCTAGGCATGATCTCATCAACGAGCGTACAGAGGAATCAGATGCCAGAACTTGTCCCAACCGACCATTATGGAGAGATCGTCTGGCTTGGAACCGTCGCGGATAACACCTCGATCCGCGCGGCCGCGGTGGACACAATGGAACTGACCTTTGACGGCCCGGTGGGCGAAGGGCGGCACGGAGGCCGCACCCGCGCGTCCTGCGTCCGCGTGATTGCGCAGCACCCACAAGGCACAGAGATCGCGAATGTCCGGCAAATGTCGGTACTCAGCGCCGAAGAGTTGGACGAGATTGCCAAGGACTGCGGGTTGGAAGCGATTGACCCGGTTTGGCTGGGCGCGTCGCTGGTGGTGCGCGGCATTCCCGATTTCAGCCATGTGCCGCCGTCCTCGCGACTTCAGGGCCCTGACGGGGCGACCATCACGATCAACATGGAAAACCGCCCCTGCAATTTCCCGGCTCGCGAGATAGAGCAGGATCGCCCCGGTCATGGTAAAGCTTTCAAAACGGCAGCGACCGGCAAGCGCGGGGTTACGGCCTGGGTCGAACGACCCGGCCTGTTTGAGCGCGGTCAGCGCCTGCGTTTGCACGTCCCGGATCAACCAGCCTGGCGTGGTTGATCGGCGCATTGCGTTTCTTATCCGAAACCACGGCGGCCTGTGCCGACGATTCTGACGCGGATTATGTCGTAATCCGGGTGCACCGTAGCATACGACCTCGCTAGACATATCCTGACGGATGCAGGCGTTCGCGCCCCCAACAGGATGAAAGCAATGGAATACAAGTCGGACATCGAAATCGCACGCGAAGCCAAAAAGCGTCCGATTCAAGAAATTGGTGCCAAGCTGGGTATCGGTAGTGATGATCTTTTGCCCTATGGCCACGACAAGGCGAAGGTCAGCCAGTCGTTCATCGATTCTGTACAGGGCAACAACGACGGCAAGCTGATCCTTGTGACTGCGATCAACCCGACCCCAGCAGGTGAGGGCAAAACGACCACAACCGTGGGTCTGGGTGACGGCCTGAACGCGATCGGTAAGAAGGCCGCGATCTGTATCCGCGAGGCGTCGCTGGGTCCGTGCTTTGGCATGAAGGGTGGCGCTGCCGGCGGTGGCTATGCGCAGGTGGTTCCGATGGAGGATATGAACCTGCATTTCACAGGTGATTTTCACGCCATCACATCCGCGCACAACCTGCTGTCGGCGATGATCGACAACCACATCTACTGGGGCAATGAACTTGAGATCGACATCCGTCGCGTCGTCTGGCGCCGGGTGATGGACATGAACG
This window contains:
- a CDS encoding sulfurase, with translation MPELVPTDHYGEIVWLGTVADNTSIRAAAVDTMELTFDGPVGEGRHGGRTRASCVRVIAQHPQGTEIANVRQMSVLSAEELDEIAKDCGLEAIDPVWLGASLVVRGIPDFSHVPPSSRLQGPDGATITINMENRPCNFPAREIEQDRPGHGKAFKTAATGKRGVTAWVERPGLFERGQRLRLHVPDQPAWRG